In the genome of Pseudorca crassidens isolate mPseCra1 chromosome 12, mPseCra1.hap1, whole genome shotgun sequence, one region contains:
- the LOC137203581 gene encoding non-histone chromosomal protein HMG-14: MPKRKVTSAEGAAKEEPKRRSARLSAKPAPAKVETKPEKAAGKDKSSDKKVQTKGKRGVKGKQPEVANQETKEDLPAENGETKNEESPASDEAGEKEAKSD; the protein is encoded by the coding sequence ATGCCCAAGAGGAAGGTCACCTCCGCTGAGGGGGCGGCGAAGGAGGAGCCCAAGAGAAGATCGGCGAGGTTGTCGGCTAAACCGGCTCCTGCAAAAGTGGAAACGAAGCCAGAAAAGGCGGCAGGAAAGGATAAATCTTCTGACAAAAAAGTGCAAACTAAAGGGAAAAGGGGAGTGAAGGGAAAACAGCCTGAAGTGGCTAACCAAGAGACTAAAGAAGACTTACCTGCAgaaaatggagaaactaaaaatGAGGAGAGCCCAGCTTCTGAtgaagcaggagagaaagaagccaagtcTGATTAA